TTTGCTCATCCAGGGCCGGTTTAAGGTCAAGGGAAAAGGTGATCTTTTGTCCCTTTCTACCGGCATCCACTGCTGCTCCGCTAAGGGTAAGGATGACCGGACCGGTAAGGCCGAATTTGGCGAAAACCAGTTCGCCAAATCCCTCCCCTTGTTTTTTGCCATTGACCAGCATTCTGACTCTGATATTACGCAAATTTAATTCTGCCATCCGACTTGCTTCATTGCCGGCTGTTTCCAGGGGAACCAGTGCCGGTCGTATAGGGATAATGCTGTGTCCGGCGGACTGGGCCAGTCCGTAGCCGTCTCCAGTTGAACCGGTCAACGGGTAGGACGCTCCACCGGTGGCGATAATGACCGCGTCAGCCGAAAAGATTTTGCTTTTTGAAATAATGCCGACAACTCGTCCATTTTCCAACATTAGTTCATCTGCTGGTGAGAAATTATTGATCCTGGTTTCACCCTTATTAATCCATTTCAGTAAAACTTTCCGCACCTCAGTGGCTTTGCCGCTGGCGGGAAAAACTCTGCCGCCCCGTTCAGTTACCAGTTTCAACCCCAGATTTTCGAGAAAAACCATCAGCTCGGCATTGAAAAAACGGCCGAAAGCCTGGTGGAGAAACTTTCCCGTCCGGCCGAAATGGGCGATAAAATCGGCTTTCTCAGCAATATTGGTAAGGTTGCAGCGACCTTTGCCGGTAATTCCAAGCTTGCGGCCTGGTTGTTTCATCTTTTCAAATAACAGGACTTCAGCTCCGGCTTCGGCCGCCTGGCCGGCAGCCATGAGCCCGGCAGGACCCCCGCCGATAATAATTATTCTTCTCCTGGTCACTGATTTATCACCTTAAACCGGCGTAGCCGGAACCAAATTGGTTGAATACCTCAATTTTCTGATTTTCAATGTCAGGGATACATTACAGGATGTTCGGGCTTGGCTCACAGCGGTATTGGCCGCCGGACGAATCACACGATGTGATTCGCGGCGGACGCCTCGGAAGCCGGCCATGGACGGCCGGCGAGAATGAGCGAGAGCCATGCCGGAACATCCCTGGCAATTTCTTGCAACTGTTTTTAGAACAACTTAAGAAAGTTGAGATACATTTTATATTCTCACGGAGTTCGCAGAATCCACAAAGAAAAAGTTCAGGCAGTCTTCAGCTTTTCTTTTTAAACAAATTTTCAAGGTTGGCGAAAGGTTTGAAGGTGGAGGATGAGCTTTCATTGCCTGCGGTTGCATTGTTGCTGCCATATTGATTTTCTTCCAGGTATTTTGTGTGTTCCTGGTCATGGCAATAGATGCAGAGCAGTTCCCAGTTGCTGCCGTCAGCCGGATTATAGTCATGATTATGGTCTTTATGATGGACGGTCAGCTGTTGAAGCTTTTTGCCGGAAAATTCCCGGCCGCAGCGGGCACATATCCAAGGATATATTTTCAGGGCCTGCTCCCGGTATCCCTGCTCACGTTGTTTTTGGTAGTGTTTAGCTTCGGAAATGACTTTGTCCGGACTGTTACTGAAAGATGTTTTTTTATCCGCTGCCATAAATACCTCTTATTCTGCTCCTGTATATATCACCTAAATTAAGCGATTAGCTTTTAGCACTTAGCGATTAGCTCAATAATTACAAGATGTTTGATATTATACATAGTAAATATTCGACTTTGTCTATAGATTGACAAATTTTTATTATTTCTCACAGAGACACGGAGTCACAGAGGGCAAATGACTCGGGTTCTCTGTGACTTTGTGCCTCTGTGAGAGTATTTTTATCTTTTCTGAAAACGTAGTCGAATGTTTACTATACATATTCACCTGATGGGTGTTGATACTAGTCAACGTAAAGCCCTGATTATTAAAAGCTAAAGGCTAATGGCTAACCGCTAATAGCTAATAGCTCAGCTTAGGTATCATAATGGGGTAATATGTGGAAATTGTCAAGGACGGTTCATGGGAATTGTTTGCGGGATGAACATCATGAAATCAGCAAAAATTGGCAAAAAATAACCATTTAATGGTGAAAAGTTGCTTGAGGATCAAAGGGGTGTTCGAGATTAAATAATTGTTTTATAAAAGGTATTCATGCTATGTCTACCACGTTGAAGAACTGTTCGGGTTATCTGTTTTGGATTGATATTTGCTTATGATCAAAAAGCAGAATTAATCTAACCAGTTTAACCGAGGGGGAATAGATGTTAATTACTGAAATTCTTGCACGAAATGCCCGGATGTATCCGGATGAAACTGCACTTATTGAGCGTGATCCGGTCAAGGGGACCAGAAAAGAAATGACCTGGGCTGAGTTTGACCAGCAGGCCAACCAGGTTGCCAACCTGCTTAAACGCATGGGGATTGGTAAGGGCGATAAAGTTGTTCATTTATTGATGAACAGTATGGAGTGGCTGCCCCTTTATTTCGGCATTATTCGTTCCGGTGCCTGGGTGATACCGTTGAATTTTCGCTTTACCGCTGATGATATTCGTTTCTGCATTGAGGTTACCGAAGGGGATGTGCTCTTTTTCGGGCCGGAATTTTCTGAGCGCATTGAATCAATCAAGGACAGTCTGCCGACGGTGAAAGAGATGGTTTTTGTAGCCGATAATGAAGTGGATTTTGCCGGCAGTTATTCCCGGATGCTGGCGGTTGAAGAGACCACGCCACTGGATATTCCCCTGGCTCTGGAAGAAGGGGTGGCTCTTTATTTTACCTCGGGAACCACGGGGCGACCAAAACCCATTCTCTTGACTAACCGCAACCTGGAAGCGGCCTGCATAGTTGAAAACCGTCATCATCTGCAGACCCACGATGATAATTTTATCCTCATCCCCCCCCTGTACCATACCGGAGCCAAGATGCACTGGTTTGGCAATTTTATCGTCGGGGCAAAATCGGTGATCCTCAAAGGGGTCAGCCCCCAGTGGATTCTTGAAGCGGTGTCGGAAGAAAGGGCCTCGATTGTCTGGCTGCTGGTGCCCTGGGCCCAGGATATTCTCACCGCCATCGAGAATGGTGAACTCAATCTGGATGATTACCAGCTGGATCAGTGGCGGCTGATGCATATCGGTGCTCAGCCGGTACCGCCCAGCCTGATTAGAGATTGGCTGAAAGTTTTCCCCCATCATGATTATGATACTAATTATGGCCTGAGTGAATCAACCGGTCCTGGATGTGTTCATCTGGGGATGGGAAACGTTCATAAAGTTGGGGCCATCGGGGTGCCGGGTTTCGATTGGGAATATGCTATTGTTGGCGGCAATGATCAGCGAGTGAAACCCGGTCAACCGGGTGAGCTGATTGTTAAAGGCCCCGGAGTGATGAAAGAATACTATAAAAATCCTGAAGAATCTGCCAGAGTGCTCAAAGATGGCTGGCTTCATACCGGCGATATCGCCCGGGTGGATGATGATGGTTTTATTTGTCTGGTGGATCGCAAGAAAGATGTCATTATAACCGGCGGAGAAAATATTTTTCCGGTCGAAATAGAAGATTTTCTTCAGGAACATCAGAATATTCAGGACGCGGCTGTCATCGGTCTGCCGGATGAGCGGCTTGGAGAGGCGGTTGCCGCTATCATCGAGGTAAAACCGGGAAGGGTATTGAACCTTGATGAAGTGAACCTTTTTTGCGAAGGGCTTCCCCGTTACAAACGGCCCCGGGAGATTTTTTTCGACGAGGTTCCCCGTAATCCAACCGGCAAAATTGAAAAACCTAAATTAAGAAAAAAATATACCGGTTACAGCGAAATGTTTACGATTAAATCTGATCAGGCCGGATAGCCGGTATTCAGCTTTATTCCTGCAGTTTGCATTACTTTTCAATGTTTTGCTGACCGCTGAAAGCTGATTGCTGAAAGCTGATTGCTGAGAGCTATTAAAGGGAGGGATATTTTGTTCAGCAAGGAAAAAAAAGAATACAAGCGCATCCGTAAGATGATTAGTGAGGT
This genomic stretch from Pseudomonadota bacterium harbors:
- a CDS encoding NAD(P)/FAD-dependent oxidoreductase, producing MTRRRIIIIGGGPAGLMAAGQAAEAGAEVLLFEKMKQPGRKLGITGKGRCNLTNIAEKADFIAHFGRTGKFLHQAFGRFFNAELMVFLENLGLKLVTERGGRVFPASGKATEVRKVLLKWINKGETRINNFSPADELMLENGRVVGIISKSKIFSADAVIIATGGASYPLTGSTGDGYGLAQSAGHSIIPIRPALVPLETAGNEASRMAELNLRNIRVRMLVNGKKQGEGFGELVFAKFGLTGPVILTLSGAAVDAGRKGQKITFSLDLKPALDEQKLDARLLRDFSARGNEPLSSVLRGLLPREMVPICLDLIGLAPDRLANGITVKERRRLRTWLKDFRLEMVKPRPLKEAIITAGGVNTREINPRTMESRLIKDLYFAGEVLDLQADTGGYNLQAAFSTGWLAGRSAATGN
- a CDS encoding AMP-binding protein, whose amino-acid sequence is MLITEILARNARMYPDETALIERDPVKGTRKEMTWAEFDQQANQVANLLKRMGIGKGDKVVHLLMNSMEWLPLYFGIIRSGAWVIPLNFRFTADDIRFCIEVTEGDVLFFGPEFSERIESIKDSLPTVKEMVFVADNEVDFAGSYSRMLAVEETTPLDIPLALEEGVALYFTSGTTGRPKPILLTNRNLEAACIVENRHHLQTHDDNFILIPPLYHTGAKMHWFGNFIVGAKSVILKGVSPQWILEAVSEERASIVWLLVPWAQDILTAIENGELNLDDYQLDQWRLMHIGAQPVPPSLIRDWLKVFPHHDYDTNYGLSESTGPGCVHLGMGNVHKVGAIGVPGFDWEYAIVGGNDQRVKPGQPGELIVKGPGVMKEYYKNPEESARVLKDGWLHTGDIARVDDDGFICLVDRKKDVIITGGENIFPVEIEDFLQEHQNIQDAAVIGLPDERLGEAVAAIIEVKPGRVLNLDEVNLFCEGLPRYKRPREIFFDEVPRNPTGKIEKPKLRKKYTGYSEMFTIKSDQAG
- a CDS encoding YajD family HNH nuclease, with protein sequence MAADKKTSFSNSPDKVISEAKHYQKQREQGYREQALKIYPWICARCGREFSGKKLQQLTVHHKDHNHDYNPADGSNWELLCIYCHDQEHTKYLEENQYGSNNATAGNESSSSTFKPFANLENLFKKKS